A DNA window from Gasterosteus aculeatus chromosome 16, fGasAcu3.hap1.1, whole genome shotgun sequence contains the following coding sequences:
- the gtpbp8 gene encoding GTP-binding protein 8, with amino-acid sequence MFGLRLSLWLQPGTQVCPVSWHSVHKLASLQKATVLPPKKAQSLLYPFSALEAYLDRSVDRTQFQLFHPSLEDMVEAEKLFISSPSHKIDYYISAERMDHVPALKPPEVCFIGRSNVGKSSLIKGLFSLTPQIEVRVSKTPGHTKKMNFFRVGKAFTIVDMPGYGHRAPKDFVDMVEPYLLTRKNLVRTFLLVDGSVGFQKADMIALEMCEEIRRPYVLVVTKIDKCGYGTLLTNLLDLQEVVKTRTTSCFPQPLLVSSLHFEGIYLLRCFIAHVTGSIRLTDTAHS; translated from the exons ATGTTTGGTCTCCGGCTGTCCCTTTGGCTTCAGCCTGGGACACAGGTTTGTCCTGTCTCCTGGCACAGTGTCCACAAACTGGCCTCGCTTCAGAAAGCAACCGTTCTGCCCCCAAAGAAAGCCCAAAGCTTACTCTACCCCTTCAGTGCTCTGGAGGCTTACCTGGACAG GTCAGTGGACAGGACTCAGTTCCAGCTCTTTCATCCCAGTTTGGAGGACATGGTTGAAGCAGAGAAGCTCTTCATCTCGTCTCCATCCCATAAGATTGATTACTACATCTCTGCGGAAAGGATGGACCACGTCCCTGCGCTGAAACCGCCTGAG gTGTGTTTCATCGGCAGGAGCAACGTGGGCAAGTCGTCCCTCATCAAAGGTCTGTTCTCCCTGACGCCACAGATAGAAGTCCGAGTCTCCAAAACGCCA GGTCACACAAAGAAGATGAACTTCTTCAGAGTGGGCAAAGCGTTCACCATCGTTGACATGCCCGGCTACGGACACAGAGCACCCAAAGACTTTGTTGACATGGTGGAGCCGTATCTCCTCACCAGGAAGAA TCTGGTCAGGACGTTCCTGTTGGTGGACGGCAGCGTTGGTTTTCAGAAAGCCGACATGATCGCCCTGGAGATGTGTGAGGAGATCAGACGTCCCTACGTG CTGGTCGTCACCAAGATCGACAAATGTGGGTACGGAACACTGCTGACAAACCTATTGGATCTCCAGGAAGTGGTGAAAACACGGACCACAAGTTGCTTCCCCCAGCCACTGCTGGTCAG CTCCCTCCATTTCGAGGGGATCTACCTCCTGAGATGCTTCATCGCTCACGTCACAGGGAGCATCAGACTAACGGACACCGCTCACAGCTGA